DNA from Lactobacillus sp. ESL0791:
TGATTCACCACCCCAAACTGATTATTTTGGATGAACCGTTCAGTGGCCTTGATCCGGTCAATGCAGAGTTACTCAAGCAGGCAATTTTGAAGAGCAAGCAAGACGGAGCCGCCATTATTTTTTCAAGCCACAACATGGCCAATGTTGAAGAAGTCTGCGACCGATTAGTAATGCTTAACCTGGGTGAAACAGTACTGAACGGTTCGGTCAGCGATGTCCGCAATCAATTTGGCAAGATTAACTTATTTGTGACGACGAATTGGACAAAGGGCCAACTGAACCAGCTTCCTGGAGCTAGTCATGTCCAAGAATTATCTAAACAACATTATTTGCTGAAATTAACAGATCCAGCGGCGGGCAAAGAAATTTTTAACCAGTTGACCCAAGGTAAATATATTGAGCAATTTAGTCAGCAGCCGCTTAGTCTTGACGAAATCTTCCGCATGAAAGCAGGTAATACCAATGAGTAAATTATGGACAATTATTAGCGAAACTTATTCACGGCAAGTTAAATCATGGGGCTTTCTGTCACTTGTGATCGGACCTTTCATCATGCTGGCAGTAAGTTTAGGAATTGGTTACTTTACAGCAAATAATAACAACTCAAGTAAGCCTGAAATTGCCGTGATTAGTCAGGAACCCGCGTTACGGCAAGGGTTTATCCAGCAACAAAAGAAGCTCAAAATAAAAAAAGCGGTAACCTCAGTTACGCAAGCAAAAAAACTGACCAAAAAAGATCAGCTCCAAGGTTACCTTATTATTAATGAAAAAAACAGCAAACTGCAAGCCAAACTATACCAAGGTGACAGTGACAATGCACCGACAAGGGAAGATGTCCAGCCTAGCCTGCTTCAATTGCAGAGTACGCTCAATGTTCAATCTGCCAAGCTAACGGCAAGTCAAGTACAGAAATTACAAGCACAAGCACAACTTAAGGTTAAACAGTTAGGTGGCAAAACCGATAATAGCGAGGTCAAAGCGTTGACTTTTATGGTGATCGTCTTTGTGATGTACTTTATTCTAATTCTCTATTCATCGATTATGGCCCAAGAAATTGTCGCCGACAAAGGTCACAAAATCATTGAAATCATTTTCTCCAGCACCACCCCCGGGATTTACTTCTGCGGCAAGGTGATTGCGATTTTACTGATGATTGTCACACAGATAGCTGCTTATATAGTTCTGGGGTTTGCGGCTTGGCTGTGTTCGCAATATATTGCACCAGCGAAAAAGTGGCTGGAAACTAATCAAGGATTAATTGGTCAAATTCTCCATAACGTACTTGGCAGTATCATACTCTACATTATTTTAGGTGTGGTTGCCTATGTGATCCTAGCGGCATATTTCGGTGCTATTTCCAAATCAAGTGACAATGCTT
Protein-coding regions in this window:
- a CDS encoding ABC transporter ATP-binding protein, whose amino-acid sequence is MLTIDHVSKSFGELTALKDVSFTVEPGQILGLIGKNGAGKSTLFHSILNLFEYQGKITWENEPITPQVFDQIGYLPEERSLLPNLTIERQISYLAKLKDFNANSKLIDEWLQRFEVKGDRKTKIKSLSKGNQQKVQLICTLIHHPKLIILDEPFSGLDPVNAELLKQAILKSKQDGAAIIFSSHNMANVEEVCDRLVMLNLGETVLNGSVSDVRNQFGKINLFVTTNWTKGQLNQLPGASHVQELSKQHYLLKLTDPAAGKEIFNQLTQGKYIEQFSQQPLSLDEIFRMKAGNTNE
- a CDS encoding ABC transporter permease, producing the protein MSKLWTIISETYSRQVKSWGFLSLVIGPFIMLAVSLGIGYFTANNNNSSKPEIAVISQEPALRQGFIQQQKKLKIKKAVTSVTQAKKLTKKDQLQGYLIINEKNSKLQAKLYQGDSDNAPTREDVQPSLLQLQSTLNVQSAKLTASQVQKLQAQAQLKVKQLGGKTDNSEVKALTFMVIVFVMYFILILYSSIMAQEIVADKGHKIIEIIFSSTTPGIYFCGKVIAILLMIVTQIAAYIVLGFAAWLCSQYIAPAKKWLETNQGLIGQILHNVLGSIILYIILGVVAYVILAAYFGAISKSSDNASKAAQWPTLISVVAFVLAFAYMSQPHSLLVKILSYVPLFSSYFMPLRQFGSQVSPWESILSLLLLIAAIAVVLVYISKIYGRLMLQNDNSSGKWKIFKRK